The Cygnus olor isolate bCygOlo1 chromosome 2, bCygOlo1.pri.v2, whole genome shotgun sequence genome contains the following window.
aaaaagtttGGTCGGGTGCTCCTCTCGCCCGGCCCGGGTCCCCCCCCCGGGTGAGCTCCCGGCGCTgcgagcggggcgggggggaaggTGGGCTGTGGGATGAGGCGAGCCGCGGACGGGTGACAGGGATGCCAATTTCCGCCGCCGCTCCAAAAACTTGCtgaggaaatgttttcatttacaaggttaattttcctccctctgcctcgCTCTCTCTCGCACCCGCactcactctctctctttctctctcttttaagtTCCTTATAAGACAAAGCTCTTCAGTCCTctcggcagcagcagcagcagcagggaagatgCCAGCGGAGATGTGCAAAATAAATACGGGTTGATCAGTTCGATCTGTAGCCCAAATCCATTATCTTTCTCTcgtcctcttttttttttttttttctttcccgttcctctctccccttctccccctcctttccttAATCACTTcttcttctgctgctccttcttctCGGCGGCGGAGAGCCGAGCAAGCGGCGGCGATGAGACGGTAAATTCAGTCACTCCCCCCCTCTCAGGCTTTCTCCGAGATCAAAGAGTCTCAAAGCGCAACTTTCTCGCTCGCTCGCAGGCTGGCTTGGTTCAGGCTCGTGGATTTgtgggctggtggtggtgggggttttgtttgtttgtttgttttttattgcgTTGCTAATAGTTTGTTCATTGTGCAAAAAACGAGGTCGATCCagtctctccttctcctcccagcactTAGTCTAAGagcaagaaagcaaataataaaaaggagtAAAGCCcccatacatacatatacaccGGATGGGAAATGTCAGTCACTCCTCCACCTTCCAAACAGTCACAGATCAAACAGTGTCACCACCGGAGAGGACTACTTTTCTGTCTtgctctcccttttttttcctccacaaatcGAAGCTTCTTCTGCTACTAAATATAATGCAAACACGTTTTTTTTtatcatggatttttttttttggctgatcTTGatctgcaacaggaaaaaaaaatacaaaacacgaaaacaaaaaaacaaaacaccaaaaaaaaaatgccaaaaccaagaaaaaccCCGGAGAGTGTGTGCAAAgagggcgggcgggggggggaggaagaaaaactagTCACTGAGTGGGAGAGATTAACGTGAACTGTCCCCCCCCGAAACTCCTGGGAGAGAAAGAGATCcactctccctctctgctcttttcactgaaatataaCACACATTCGGGTCCCAGAGCTCTCAGACAGCCTCAACTGATAGACAGACACATCgagctgcttttcctgcttcagctccttactcctcctcctcttgccCACGTCACCCTGACAATTACAAATAGGTCTCACACAAACCCATACCTGTCAatctttttaattgctttgttttctttttttttttcttcctagagcTAAAcaatatgacaaaaaaaaaagtcttaatacAGCAGGGCATAAAAGATTTCTCATGTGAGCCGCACGCACACCGAGGGGGCCGTTGTTACAATCCACTTGCTGAAGTGCTGTGCAAGACGCATGTGCTGCTTCAACTTGAGGTCTGCTGCcagcaaacttaaaaaaaagcaggggaCGGTACCTCGCCGTGGCACACGGCTACCCGGCGCTGAACTAAAAGCGGTTTGCGGGAGCCTCCAGCTCACCCTCGCTCCGAAATGCCAACAGATTGCCGAGCAGGAACTGCAGCAGATGAAACGGGCTGCTAATAGATTTCGCGCAGTGTGTGTCTGGGGATTTATATAATGCGGGAACAGAAGGGCTCTTCCCGTGCTTCTTTAAGCcgggaaagcaaataaaaactaTCCAGCTGATTcctacaggaaaacaaactgcagtttTGCTCTCTTTCGGGCAAAAggggaatttttatttttttctcccctttttctttaCACGTTTAGAGGCAGAACCGAGGAAGGAGCAGCTTGCTGGCACGGAGACACCCCCATGCCCTGACTTCCCTCACACAAAGTTGGAATGACCACCGCCGCGGCGCCACTTCGCTCCCTTAACCCGGCTGGCTCCCCGCACACATCCCCTCTGCCACGCCGTGAGGCGACAAAaccattttattaattattaggGCGAAAATAACCCCCGGAAGGCTGTCCCCACAGCGCCGGCCGACAGGTCAACCCGCGTCGCCGCGCGGCCGGGCGTTGGCGGTTTAACGCCCCTAacggccgcggggccgggtCCGGCGGCGGCTCGGGGTCGATTCGTAGCACCTGGCTGCGAGGAAGTGAACGTTTCGCACGGAAGGGGCGGAGCCTGGGCCGGCGGGCAGCGGCTCGGCGGCGGCGAGGAGAGGCGCCGGGCGCTCCCGCTcctactttattattattatatttatatttatttttgtccccGGTAGAACGATAAGCGCTGCTCGTGAACCGCAGGACGCGGGGCGGGGGTGGCGGATCCGCGGCGCTCCCCCCCCCGCTGtctctcccctcacccccccccccccccagccgcgATTTAAATCCCCCAGCCGGAGCAGCGCGCACGGTGACGGGATCCTCAGCCgggagccgagccgagccgagccgtgccagAAGAGGAGCGGCAGCAGGGGCGGGTGGTGCCGGGCCATGAGCTGGAGCGCCCGGAGCGGCGTGGCGCTGGGCTGCCGGGCGCGGCCCATCGTGGACATGTCGTACAGCCGCCACTTTCTGGATTTCCAGGGCTCGGCCATCCCCAGCGCCATGAAGAAGCTGGTGGTGACTCGGCTGAGCCCAAACTTCAGGGAAGCGGTCGCCCTGCGGCACGGCGTGCCCGTGCCGCTCCCCGGGGACGGCGACCTCCTCGTCAGGAACAGGTGAGCCGCCGCCCCCCGCACCCCCATAGACACGCACGCACACGGACACCCCAGAAAaacacccccacccccggccGCTCGCACCTCGTGGCCTGCTCCCGCACGCGTGCTTTGCGGGCCGGCTCCCGACTTGTACCAGCTGCCATCTGGCGactgttaatttaattttattggaggtgctggtgctggtgtgCGCGGTTGCTGTTGCTGCAGTCCGGTGGCCCCGTCCACGTGGGGTGacgcttcctcctcctccccccccctccttctcctcctcctcctcctcctcctcctcctcctcttcctcctcctcctcccggctCACCTCGGGCCGCCGGTGCTCGCCAagtccctcccagctccccgtCGGTGCTCCCCGCCCCGCACCGCCTCCCTGCCTTTGCCCCTGCCCCTACCCGGGCTGTCGGGACGCTCCCCCGGCGGGGGGCGAGGAGGAGACTTTTGGCTTAACGTAGCGCGCCGTAAATCCTGCGCGGAGACACCAGGGCTCCGAGGACCaaccctgccctcctcccccagtTGGCCCCGTGAACCTGTCTGCTCGCACTGGTTCTGCCGTGGAGTTTACACTCCCTTCAGCTGGAAGCGAGCCCTAAAAAAGTTCAGGGGGTTCCCAGCCCGAGAGGGGAAGGTGAAACTCCGGGCACCGCGGATGAGAGCAGCAATGAGAGCAGGGTGCTCGTCGAGCAGGCAAGCAGCAGTGGCACATAGCTTACCGTGCGCTCGGATGGAGCCTTGAGGCGATAGGAAGCCCTAAAGAAACCCTTCAGAGCAGTCCTGGGAGTTGTGTGATAGCTGCGAGTGAGTGTGtggcgtgtgtgtgtgtgatccCTAATGCGAGTCCGTGAACACAGAAAGGGGTGAAGAAGGGGTAGGGGGAAAGCAGGACGGGGACTGCTACAGGAACTGACGAGGAACCTCGTGTGCCACTTTAATCCGATAATGACACCTTCCCCTAGGACCTCTGAGACCAAAATTCCTTCCTCCACACCTCCATGTCCAAACCACGGCGGTGCTGTGCCTGCTCACTGCTATGGAGCAGCAAGGGCCCGCAGCAGCCGCCAGGTTGGGGCTCGTtgcgtggggggggggaggggggggggggctggtgAAGAGGCCAGCAGGACCTGAGCCGGGTAGCACAGGACTGGGCGACATCCTCGCTTCCCTCCTCGCCTCCCCCCTGTGCGCTTGGAGTCCTTCTCACCCCCCTCCCCcgtgaatttttaaaatttattcctCTCCTCCACAGCTTCCAGCGTaactcttcctctctccctctcctccctccctttgcTGGGTGGGCTCCCCGGGTGCCAGAGGGATGAGCACATCTCAAGGCAAAAGGGCTGAGGCGCAGAGCTCATTGCAGGCTGAAAGCAGGAGCTGGTCCAGACGTTCAGGCAGGCAACTACTGGGTCTCAGCTTGTTAGACACATGTTCCTGTACAGACACACACGCATGagtggggatggaggggggggAGAGGTGAGTGAGAAACTCTAGGTTTAGACTTCATACGTCTGATATTATTTGGGGATCTGTGGCATTTCCTCTGTAGTTACTGTTATTTTCGGGGGGGTGTCAGACATCGGGATCACGTTACTGAAAAGCGTGCTCTatgaaggagctgcagcaggaagcGAGTTTGGAGTGTTTCCCCCTCTTGTCACTCGGGGGAAGCTTTTTCCCATCCCAAAAGGATGGGTCCctgtgtcttaaaaaaaaaaaaaaaaaaggcaaccccTAAATCCAACTGCATGTTTTCTGATAGgtagaaacacagaattaaaaacaaagcagtaaagGACTTGAGTTCCACGAGTGCATTTGCAGATCTGCTCATTTTAGTCCCAGTCACGCCCATGAATACTATTAATTGCTTTGAGCTTTTTATGCAAAACAATCCTGATTCACCACAATAAAATCTGGGTTTGGATTTAGGGGAATGGGGAACTAAAACGTGCCGAGTCCCTGTATggatagatattttaaaatgagatgcTCTTCAGTTAAGTGGaacttttcttccctctttttttctcctttggagaACTGAGCCagcagcttctttttcctttttttttctttttttccttttttttgtcctttattcAGAGAGAAATACTTCAAAACGAGAAATCGATTTAAAGCAATGCATTTATTTCGGTTCTgtgcaggagagaaggagaaggagtgGGAAAGGAGCGTACAAACTCCCTAACGAAGCCCTTTCAGCTTCATGTGTCCGTCTGTTATGTTTTttggggggcggcggggggcaaGGTTCCCACCACTGCAGGACAAGGAGCCAGAGAGCGTGAAGAATGTGTCCTTCCTCCAGCTCCGCGGTCTTTTCGGGATTTTCTTACGGGAGGGACCCGTTTCGTTCCCAGAATACCTGGGACGTTTCGCTGTTGGGACGGAAGACGCGAAGAAAAGTTTATAGAGAAGGCAgcggggggggagccgggggggttTCTGAACCCGGGGGCTAACGGGGCGCGGTGGGAAAAGCGGCGGGCCGTTTCCGCCGGGCGTTTGGGCTGAGTGCTGCGTTTCTTGCACGGTGCCGGCGTGGGTGACTTAGTTTGGTCTGCAGTTCGGGCGGCGGTGCGGGAGAGCTCCCGCTGCGCGGCGGGTCCCTGGGGcaggcggggcgggggggtcGGCACCGCTCGGCGTGAGCCGAACGGGGGGGCTCGGCGTGGGGAATCGCCTTGGGAAAAGCCACCCTCTCGCCTTTTCAGGTTTACGCCTTGAAACGGTGAAGGAGCAAGCCCCTGTTAGAACCCCCTAAGTGAAATAAGGCGTGTTCAGCGAGAAATGAAAACGGGACAGGGAGGAAAGATTTGGAAGCGGTCTTCAAGCCCACCGGCGCCCCAGTCATTGTTACTTGTGTGCTCTTTTGTTCCCAGAAGTTAGTAAACTGCTCCGCAACTTGTAAACCGTCCTCGGTCCcgcttcagaaagcaaaataaccCAAAACCGCGGCCACGTCCCGTCTGACAGCGGGAACGAGGAGGCAAAAAAGAGCGCAGACGATAAATTTGAACCCGGCCGGCCGTGTTAACGCGCGAGGGCACGGGGACACTCGGCAACCtctagaaagaaagagacaccccccccccccccccaaaaaaaaaaaaataaataaaataaaaaaacaaaccctccCGGTGCGAGGCGCCCCGAAGCGGCATCGGGGGGCGGCCGGGACGCGCCCCGGCGGCAGAGGCGGCGCCcgcccggccgggggctgcggccggcAGCGGCGCGGAGCTGCGCTGGGAGCCCCGCGCTCAGAGCCCCGCGCTGGAGGCTGCCGGGCCCCGGAGAGCGAGGGGAgccggcgggggccgggcgctCGCGGCTCCCCGCACCCGGGGGGCGAGCCACGGAAAGCCGCACGCGCGTCGGGCTCGGAGCCTATGgcaagctgcagcaggaaaagtGCGCCGGTGGCATGCCTGCGGGGCTCTCGAACGCTATCGAGCGCATCTTTCAGGTTGTCACGGCCACGTGTGCGAGCAGTCCCGGTCTTTTGTGTTGCGTGTGTTTCTTTTCGACGTTTTCCAGCTAACAGAATCCTCCCCGGTCCCTCTCCCTTTGCCTGCGTAGCGATACTCTTACTGTTCTCAAAACCCAGCGTTACTAAAATACTCTTGGTGGTTAAGCTAGATCGtatctttcttctgtgtgttaTCTCCTAGTGCTTAATGATGTTGTGAGAAcgtctttttttgtttttttttctttttttttgtttaaatattggCATCCATTTTCACCTGTTAGAGGTCAGCAGGACTTGATAGCCTTACAATTTTAGCCCTTCTGTGCAAGGTTGTTTTGATGTGTGGCAAGTAAtttatggaaggaaaaatattttaacgTTGACATTAGCTACATCAAAAGGCAAATTTGCTGTAGTGACTCCATCAATTAAAAAGTACTTGCCTACAGTAACATGACCTTGCAAACGACATCGATAGTTAATATGATCGTTAGTCATTAACAGTATTATTatattcaaaaatgtaaatttgttgCCAGAATCAACATATTTACCGCTCTGCACGTTttattcttcagtgttttcacatCTTGTATAAAGTGGCCAATTAATTTTCATCCTTTAATCTTGTGtggagttatttttattttgcttagtTCGGTCAAATAGAGCtgaggaaaatgtcttttttttttttttttttttaagcagatctATCTTTAATTCTAGAATAACATAATGTAAAGTACAAAAGTCTGACCCGAGGTAGTCTTTGCAGTGTACTCCTTGTTCAAATATACCCAGAATCGGAAAAAAAGTATCATATGCATCCCATGAATTTAAACCGAAGGTTTCTCATACAACAAAGATTTGCTAAGGAATGAattgttttaatacatttctgttttcttctagaTTTGTCGGCATTAATGCATCTGACATAAACTACTCAGCCGGTCGATATGACGCATCGGTTAAGCCCCCATTTGACATAGGCTTTGAAGGTGTTGGTGATGTGGTAGCGTTAGGACTCAGTGCTAGTGCCGATTACACGGTGGGCCAAGCCGTGGCCTACGTTAAAGCAGGTTCCTTTGCTGAATACACAGTCGTGCCTGCCAAGCAAGCAGTGCCTCTGCCCTCTGTGAAACCTGAGTTTCTGACTTTAATGGTAAGTGGTGCTACTGCATACATCAGCCTGAAGGAACTGGGAGAGCTGTCTGAAGGCCAGAAGGTCCTGGTGACAGCAGCGGCTGGAGGAACGGGCCAGTTCGCTGTGCAGCTCGCGAAGAAGGCAAAGTGCCACGTAATTGGAACCTGCTCCAGCGATGAAAAGGGTGGCTTTCTGAAATCCATTGGCTGTGACCGTGCAATCAACtataaaactgaaagcattGAGTCTGTTCTTAGGAAGGACTACCCAGAAGGTGTGGATGTAGTGTACGAGTCTGTTGGTGGGAAGATGTTTGACTTGGCTGTTAACTCCTTGGCTACCAAAGGGCGCCTGATAGTTATTGGGTTTATCACTGGCTACCAGAACCCTACTGGCCTCTCGCCTATTAAAGCAGAGGTTTTGCCAGCAAAACTGCTGAAGAAGTCTGCCAGCATCCGGGGTTTCTTCTTGAACCATTACTTTTCCGAATATAAAATGGCCCTGAAGCACTTGCTCAAGATGTATGAAAAAGGAGAACTGGTCTGTGAGGTAGACCTTGGAGACATGTCTCCAGAGGGCAAGTTCACTGGCTTGGAGTCTGTATTTCGTGCTGTAGATTACATGTACATGGgaaaaaacattggaaaaatTGTAGTTGAATTACCTCACTCTGTCAACAGTAAGctgtaaaaacagaacaatgaTATAAATCAGAAGGGAGAAAATGGGCACTTTATGCCTCAGAATTACTagaacaatttctttctttttttttttaacttagtaatggatattaaattaaaaaacagcattaaggTGTTAATAAAGAGTTTTGTgggctttttccttcttttcttgaaaGTGCCTTAATCTGTGGCTGAAGCAC
Protein-coding sequences here:
- the ZADH2 gene encoding prostaglandin reductase 3; this encodes MSWSARSGVALGCRARPIVDMSYSRHFLDFQGSAIPSAMKKLVVTRLSPNFREAVALRHGVPVPLPGDGDLLVRNRFVGINASDINYSAGRYDASVKPPFDIGFEGVGDVVALGLSASADYTVGQAVAYVKAGSFAEYTVVPAKQAVPLPSVKPEFLTLMVSGATAYISLKELGELSEGQKVLVTAAAGGTGQFAVQLAKKAKCHVIGTCSSDEKGGFLKSIGCDRAINYKTESIESVLRKDYPEGVDVVYESVGGKMFDLAVNSLATKGRLIVIGFITGYQNPTGLSPIKAEVLPAKLLKKSASIRGFFLNHYFSEYKMALKHLLKMYEKGELVCEVDLGDMSPEGKFTGLESVFRAVDYMYMGKNIGKIVVELPHSVNSKL